A single genomic interval of Spinacia oleracea cultivar Varoflay chromosome 6, BTI_SOV_V1, whole genome shotgun sequence harbors:
- the LOC110786379 gene encoding uncharacterized protein At3g28850, giving the protein MGCGASKKVDATTPYIYRPPPSSFAVFDINAIEEPWLKLDNAAQLENQQNKPSHVPTHLLEKLDTLEKEASDGPGTWEEVSKALQDLKKPGPVVNKPGPDPIPESGPPMKKNFSFHTLEDLEAKKDEDGEKKKPQLRKTESNKDFSALESSNEAKNQLSRLRKTESTRNESLVPVLNSGGVSGSLKANPFIMKDRLEKEKEGKEAVFDKIMKSKRDPLSDFPEVCPPNGAHLVVLYTTTLGGVRRTFEDCNRVRAILENHRVVFDERNVSLHGPFLGELKELVSVDNGTGVPVPRLFVKGRYLGGAEEVVELNESGRLGRILSSAQVERGLGWHGCEGCGGARFVPCMECGGSCKLIVGNDKERCPKCNENGLIHCPLCH; this is encoded by the coding sequence ATGGGGTGTGGCGCGTCCAAGAAAGTTGATGCTACGACGCCGTATATCTACCGTCCACCGCCGTCTAGTTTCGCCGTATTCGACATCAACGCCATAGAAGAGCCGTGGCTTAAGCTAGACAATGCTGCTCAACTAGAGAATCAGCAAAATAAGCCTTCACACGTGCCAACTCACTTGCTTGAAAAACTCGACACGTTAGAGAAAGAAGCTTCTGATGGTCCTGGCACGTGGGAGGAAGTTAGCAAGGCGTTGCAAGACCTTAAGAAGCCAGGACCGGTTGTCAATAAGCCCGGCCCGGACCCGATCCCAGAATCAGGCCCGCCCATGAAGAAGAACTTCTCCTTCCACACGCTTGAGGATTTGGAAGCGAAGAAGGACGAAGATGGTGAGAAGAAGAAGCCGCAGCTTCGTAAAACTGAGTCGAACAAGGATTTCTCAGCATTGGAGAGTAGTAATGAAGCTAAAAACCAGCTGAGTCGGCTGAGGAAGACTGAGTCGACTAGGAACGAGTCGCTTGTTCCGGTTTTGAATTCGGGCGGGGTGAGCGGGTCACTGAAGGCGAACCCGTTTATAATGAAGGACcggttggagaaagagaaggaAGGAAAGGAGGCCGTGTTTGATAAGATAATGAAGAGTAAACGGGACCCACTTAGCGATTTTCCCGAGGTATGTCCTCCTAATGGGGCCCACTTAGTGGTTCTATATACGACTACGTTAGGAGGAGTAAGGAGGACTTTTGAAGATTGTAACCGGGTCCGGGCTATCCTAGAGAACCATCGGGTCGTGTTCGACGAACGGAACGTGTCGTTACACGGCCCGTTCCTAGGCGAGTTGAAGGAGTTGGTGAGCGTTGATAACGGGACGGGAGTCCCGGTGCCGAGGTTGTTTGTGAAAGGGAGGTATTTAGGAGGGGCGGAGGAGGTGGTGGAGCTAAACGAGTCGGGTAGACTCGGGCGGATACTAAGTTCGGCCCAAGTTGAAAGAGGGCTTGGTTGGCATGGATGTGAAGGGTGTGGTGGGGCCCGGTTTGTGCCATGTATGGAATGTGGAGGGAGTTGTAAGTTGATAGTTGGAAATGATAAGGAAAGATGTCCCAAGTGCAATGAAAATGGTTTAATTCATTGTCCTCTATGCCACTAG